In Panthera uncia isolate 11264 chromosome B4, Puncia_PCG_1.0, whole genome shotgun sequence, one genomic interval encodes:
- the PRICKLE1 gene encoding prickle-like protein 1, producing MPLEMEPKMSKLAFGCQRSSTSDDDSGCALEEYAWVPPGLRPEQIQLYFACLPEEKVPYVNSPGEKHRIKQLLYQLPPHDNEVRYCQSLSEEEKKELQVFSAQRKKEALGRGTIKLLSRAVMHAVCEQCGLKINGGEIAVFASRAGPGVCWHPSCFVCYTCNELLVDLIYFYQDGKIHCGRHHAELLKPRCSACDEIIFADECTEAEGRHWHMKHFCCLECETVLGGQRYIMKDGRPFCCGCFESLYAEYCETCGEHIGVDHAQMTYDGQHWHATEACFSCAQCKASLLGCPFLPKQGQIYCSKTCSLGEDVHASDSSDSAFQSARSRDSRRSVRMGKSSRSADQCRQSLLLSPALNYKFPGLSGNADDTLSRKLEDLSLARQGGFVNEEFWKGRVEHETPEDPEEWAEHEDYMTQLLLKFGDKSLFQQPPSELDIRASEHWISDNMVKNKTELKQNNQSLASKKYQSDMYWAQSQDGLGDSAYGSHPGPASSRRLQELDLDHGASGYNHDQTHWYEDSLECLSDLKPEQSVRDSMDSLALSNITGASVDGETKPRPSLYSLQNFEEMEAEDCEKMSNMGTLNSSMLHRSTESLKSLNSELCPEKIMPEEKPVVHLPVLRRSKSQSRPQQVKFSDDVIDNGNYDNVEIRQPPMSERTRRRVYHFEERGSRSHHHRRRRSRKSRSDNALNLVTERKYSPKDRLRLYTPDNYEKFIQNKSAREIQAYIQNADLYGQYAHATSDYALQNPGVPRFLGLYGEDDDSWCSSTSSSSDSEEEGYFLGQPIPQPRPQRYAYYTDDLSSPTSALPTPQFGQRTTKSKKKKGHKGKNCIIS from the exons ATGCCTTTGGAGATGGAGCCCAAAATGAGCAAGCTTGCCTTCGGGTGCCAGAGGAGCTCCACATCTGACGACGACTCTGGCTGTGCCCTGGAGGAGTATGCCTGGGTGCCCCCAGGCCTGCGGCCAGAGCAG ATCCAGCTCTATTTTGCTTGCTTACCAGAGGAAAAGGTTCCTTATGTTAACAGCCCTGGAGAGAAACATCGAATTAAACAGCTCTTGTACCAGTTGCCACCACATGATAATGAG gTGCGGTATTGCCAGTCGCTGAgtgaagaggagaagaaagaattgcAGGTGTTCAGTgctcaaaggaagaaagaagcacTAGGAAGAGGAACGATTAAACTTTTGTCCAGAGCAGTGATGCACGCCGTGTGCGAACAG tgtGGGTTGAAGATAAATGGAGGTGAAATTGCAGTGTTTGCCTCTCGTGCGGGCCCTGGAGTGTGCTGGCACCCTTCCTGTTTTGTCTGCTACACGTGCAACGAGCTGCTGGTCGACCTCATCTATTTTTATCAGGATGGAAAAATTCACTGTGGCAGGCACCATGCTGAACTGCTCAAACCACGGTGTTCAGCATGTgatgag ataatttttgctGATGAGTGCACAGAAGCTGAGGGTCGCCATTGGCACATGAAACACTTCTGCTGCCTTGAGTGTGAAACGGTCCTGGGGGGACAGAGATACATCATGAAGGATGGCCGCCCATTTTGCTGCGGCTGTTTTGAGTCTCTCTATGCAGAGTACTGTGAGACCTGTGGGGAGCACATCG GTGTCGACCATGCACAGATGACCTATGATGGGCAGCACTGGCATGCTACAGAAGCCTGCTTTTCTTGTGCCCAGTGTAAAGCTTCTTTGTTGGGGTGTCCCTTCCTTCCCAAACAAGGTCAGATTTATTGCTCGAAAACATGCAGCCTTGGTGAAGACGTCCATGCCTCTGATTCTTCTGACTCTGCATTTCAGTCAGCTCGATCAAGAGACTCTCGAAGAAGTGTCCGGATGGGCAAGAGCAGTCGGTCAGCAGATCAGTGTAGACAGTCTCTTCTTTTGTCGCCTGCTCTGAACTACAAGTTTCCTGGCCTATCAGGCAATGCTGATGACACCCTTTCTCGGAAATTGGAGGATCTGAGTCTCGCCAGGCAGGGAGGTTTCGTCAATGAAGAATTTTGGAAAGGCAGAGTGGAGCACGAAACCCCAGAAGACCCTGAAGAATGGGCTGAGCATGAAGATTATATGACGCAGCTCCTCCTCAAGTTTGGTGATAAAAGCCTCTTTCAGCAGCCGCCCAGTGAGCTAGATATACGAGCCAGTGAGCACTGGATATCTGATAACATGGTTAAAAATAAGACCGAGTTAAAGCAAAATAACCAGAGCCTTGCAAGTAAAAAATACCAGTCTGATATGTATTGGGCACAGTCACAAGATGGACTAGGCGATTCTGCTTATGgcagccacccaggccctgcaAGCAGTAGAAGGCTCCAGGAATTGGATCTGGACCATGGGGCTTCAGGCTATAATCACGATCAAACACACTGGTATGAAGATTCCCTGGAGTGTTTGTCAGACTTGAAACCAGAGCAAAGTGTTCGAGATTCTATGGATTCTTTGGCTTTATCTAATATCACAG GGGCTTCAGTGGATGGAGAAACCAAGCCGAGACCCTCATTATATTCCCTGCAAAActttgaggaaatggaggcagaagATTGTGAGAAAATGAGCAATATGGGGACTTTGAACTCTTCCATGTTGCACAGGAGCACAGAGTCCTTGAAGAGTCTAAATTCAGAGTTGTGTCCAGAAAAAATCATGCCTGAGGAGAAACCAGTAGTACATCTGCCAGTACTGAGAAGATCCAAGTCTCAATCCAGACCACAGCAGGTCAAGTTTTCAGATGACGTCATTGACAATGGAAACTATGACAACGTTGAAATCCGGCAGCCTCCGATGAGTGAAAGGACTCGAAGACGGGTCTACCATTTTGAAGAGAGGGGATCCCGGTCTCATCACCATCGCCGCAGGAGAAGTAGGAAGTCCCGTTCTGACAATGCCCTGAATCTggtcacagaaagaaaatactctCCCAAGGACAGACTGCGGCTTTACACCCCCGATAACTATGAGAAATTTATACAGAATAAAAGTGCCCGGGAAATCCAAGCATACATCCAGAATGCTGATCTGTATGGACAGTACGCCCATGCCACCTCCGATTACGCACTGCAGAACCCAGGAGTGCCTAGGTTTCTGGGACTCTACGGTGAGGACGATGATTCCTGGtgctcctccacctcctcctcctccgacTCAGAAGAAGAAGGATATTTTCTTGGACAACCAATTCCTCAACCCCGGCCACAGAGATACGCCTACTATACAGATGACCTTTCGAGCCCAACTTCTGCACTCCCCACTCCTCAGTTTGGTCAGAGGACAACTAAATCCAAGAAGAAAAAGGGACACAAGGGCAAaaactgtattatttcttaa